One window of Opisthocomus hoazin isolate bOpiHoa1 chromosome 13, bOpiHoa1.hap1, whole genome shotgun sequence genomic DNA carries:
- the RITA1 gene encoding RBPJ-interacting and tubulin-associated protein 1 codes for MWAVDPAPGGGSVRAAPRGARGRGPRRARPSFVDESLFGSPAGARPPPPAFPTPWAAAPGGGGGSRPRTQRRLPRPAPSFCDEALFGAQSAGPRAADVAKLRALLWSPSPGSRSSEPRSRDRPLQAIHPPAPAAAGSESRPERPGSGVGSVGRGHPVPARSRSLSRLKTPLDGLPMAPGTPKTEKWKKQSPQPAPAAPRGPLMRGRSKSVSGAPPAWRPLAAGGCSPRPPWR; via the exons ATGTGGGCGGTGGAcccggccccgggcggcggcTCGGTTCGCGCTGCGccgcggggggcccggggccggggtccCCGCCGGGCGCGGCCGTCCTTCGTGGACGAGTCGCTCTTCGGCAGCCCCGCgggggcccgcccgccgccgcccgctttCCCCACTCCCTgggcggcggctcccgggggcggcggcggctcccggccgAGGACTCAGCGCAG GCTGCCGAGACCCGCTCCCTCTTTCTGCGACGAGGCCCTGTTCGGGGCCCAGTCCGCGGGCCCGAGGGCGGCGGACGTGGCCAAGCTCCGCGCCCTGCTCTGGAGCCCATCGCCCGGTTCCCGGAGCTCTGAGCCCCGCTCCCGGGACAGGCCCCTGCAAGCCATCCACCCGCCagccccggcagctgctggctccGAGAGCCGGCCCGAGCGCCCCGGGAGCGGTGTGGGCTCGGTGGGCCGGGGTCATCCCGTCCCGGCACGCTCCCGGTCTCTCAGCCGGCTGAAGACCCCTTTGGATGGGTTGCCCATGGCTCCAGGCACCCCCAAAACAGAGAAGTGGAAAAAGCAgagcccccagccagcccccgctgccccccgaggCCCTCTGATGAGGGGTCGGTCGAAAAGCGTGTCCGGAGCTCCTCCTGCCTGGAGACCCTTGGCAGCGGGTGGCTGCAGCCCCAGGCCTCCCTGGAGGTGA